One part of the Sorangiineae bacterium MSr11954 genome encodes these proteins:
- a CDS encoding glycoside hydrolase family 16 protein produces MVRRSVVSRVLRAFRGLRGLRALRAGAVAAGAYAVAAALSHCYWLTPYDDLTSDGAGGDGGDAGAIAYPPGGGWRLVFDDEFEGRTLDRRKWDTKYPRDGERAYSDPDNGEAQWYLEQNAIVEDGKLKLTARREEYRSPSRVFRYTSGMVHAKSSPFQYGYMEARMLLPKGVGFHPSFWTWPEDENASPEIDVMSFFSGTPSKISCIYHPPGGGSTVGTDVTRADWSDGWHTFAADWSRDGVNWYIDGQWVHSSPAPSTKLYMILTMAVTNGAAGFPPAPDGNTTFPSALQIDYVRVFQR; encoded by the coding sequence ATGGTGCGCCGCTCCGTCGTCTCGCGTGTGCTCCGTGCGTTCCGTGGTTTGCGCGGTCTTCGCGCCTTGCGGGCGGGGGCGGTCGCGGCAGGCGCGTATGCGGTCGCCGCCGCGTTGTCGCACTGCTACTGGCTGACCCCGTACGACGATCTCACGAGCGACGGCGCGGGGGGAGACGGAGGCGATGCGGGGGCCATCGCGTACCCTCCGGGCGGCGGGTGGCGCTTGGTCTTCGACGATGAGTTCGAGGGGCGGACCCTCGATCGGAGGAAGTGGGATACGAAATATCCGCGCGACGGCGAGCGCGCCTATTCCGATCCCGACAACGGCGAAGCGCAATGGTACTTGGAGCAAAATGCGATCGTCGAAGATGGTAAGCTCAAGCTGACGGCGCGCCGTGAGGAGTACCGGAGCCCGAGTCGCGTATTTCGGTATACATCCGGGATGGTTCACGCCAAGTCGTCTCCATTTCAATATGGATACATGGAGGCGCGCATGCTCCTCCCCAAGGGCGTGGGGTTCCATCCTTCGTTCTGGACGTGGCCCGAAGACGAGAACGCGTCGCCCGAGATCGACGTCATGTCGTTCTTCAGCGGAACCCCGTCGAAGATCTCGTGCATCTACCATCCTCCGGGTGGCGGGTCGACGGTCGGCACCGACGTCACGCGCGCCGATTGGAGCGACGGTTGGCACACCTTCGCCGCCGATTGGTCGCGCGATGGAGTCAATTGGTACATCGATGGGCAATGGGTGCATTCGTCGCCTGCCCCGTCGACCAAGCTTTATATGATTCTCACCATGGCGGTGACCAATGGGGCGGCCGGGTTTCCTCCGGCGCCCGACGGGAATACGACGTTTCCCTCGGCGCTCCAAATCGATTACGTGCGCGTGTTTCAGCGATAG
- a CDS encoding sigma 54-interacting transcriptional regulator produces MSSRSSSGAHSGRRLVIVGQGVFASYALPASGRLAVGRSEKSDVRIDDDSISRKHARLHVGAGMAIEDLGSVNGTRVRGARIAPGERVQVFAGEAFHIGNVLVVFSAEDDASREHAHGRASPDEVSTRRANPAERGAGIVHTGARGRALHVVEDDAMKALFAMAARIAAGHIHVLVLGETGVGKELVAETLHLESPRRAGPFVCLNCAALSEPLLEAELFGYERGAFTGAAQSKPGLLETAHGGTVFLDEVGEMPMALQAKLLRVIESKELLRVGAVRPRAIDVRFVAATNRDLGAAIAEGRFRSDLFFRLGGAKLVIPPLRERPREIEPLAKAFAARAAAELGRGEVPGFRPEALHLLRAYPWPGNVRELRNCVERAVLLADGPVLGAEHFPVAEMGSALMPHALPEGGAESSREAAISRAPASSRAPASSRADQEREHILRVLQECAGNQSRAAKVLGMARSTLVARLDEYGVPRPRK; encoded by the coding sequence ATGAGCTCACGTAGCAGCTCCGGAGCGCACAGCGGGCGAAGGCTGGTGATCGTAGGACAAGGGGTGTTCGCGAGCTATGCGCTCCCGGCCAGCGGGCGCCTCGCCGTGGGCCGCTCCGAGAAGAGCGACGTGCGCATCGACGACGATTCCATTTCGCGCAAGCACGCGCGGCTCCACGTGGGCGCGGGCATGGCCATCGAGGATCTGGGGAGCGTCAACGGCACGAGGGTCCGCGGCGCGCGCATCGCACCCGGCGAGCGGGTGCAGGTGTTCGCCGGCGAAGCTTTTCACATCGGTAATGTGTTGGTGGTGTTCTCCGCGGAGGACGACGCCTCGCGCGAGCATGCGCACGGGCGCGCGAGCCCGGATGAAGTCTCGACCCGGCGGGCGAACCCTGCGGAGCGCGGGGCGGGGATCGTGCACACCGGCGCGCGGGGGCGGGCGCTGCACGTGGTCGAGGACGATGCGATGAAGGCGCTCTTCGCCATGGCGGCGCGCATCGCGGCCGGGCACATCCATGTGCTGGTGCTGGGCGAGACGGGGGTCGGCAAGGAGCTCGTCGCCGAGACGTTGCACCTCGAGTCGCCGCGGCGCGCGGGGCCGTTCGTTTGCCTCAACTGCGCGGCGCTGTCGGAGCCGCTGCTGGAGGCGGAGCTCTTTGGCTACGAGCGCGGCGCGTTCACGGGCGCCGCGCAGAGCAAGCCCGGGTTGCTGGAGACGGCGCACGGCGGAACGGTGTTCCTCGATGAAGTGGGCGAGATGCCGATGGCGCTGCAGGCGAAGCTCCTGCGCGTGATCGAGTCGAAGGAGCTCTTGCGGGTGGGGGCCGTTCGTCCGCGCGCCATCGACGTGCGCTTCGTGGCGGCGACCAACCGCGATCTGGGGGCGGCCATCGCCGAGGGGCGGTTTCGGAGCGATTTGTTCTTCCGGCTCGGGGGCGCGAAGCTCGTGATTCCGCCGCTGCGCGAGCGACCGCGCGAAATCGAGCCGCTGGCAAAGGCGTTCGCGGCCCGCGCCGCCGCGGAGCTGGGGCGCGGCGAGGTGCCCGGGTTTCGGCCCGAGGCGCTGCATTTGCTGCGCGCGTATCCGTGGCCCGGCAATGTGCGGGAGCTTCGCAATTGCGTGGAGCGCGCGGTGCTGCTCGCCGATGGGCCGGTGCTGGGCGCGGAGCACTTTCCCGTGGCGGAGATGGGGAGCGCGCTCATGCCGCATGCGCTGCCGGAGGGTGGCGCCGAGTCGTCGCGGGAAGCGGCGATCTCGCGGGCGCCGGCGTCTTCGCGGGCGCCGGCGTCGTCGCGCGCGGACCAGGAGCGAGAGCATATTCTCCGGGTGCTGCAGGAGTGCGCGGGCAACCAGTCGCGGGCGGCCAAGGTGCTGGGCATGGCGCGGAGCACCTTGGTGGCGCGGCTCGATGAATACGGCGTGCCGCGGCCGCGCAAGTAG
- a CDS encoding LysR family transcriptional regulator, whose product MSLQQIRYFVAVAEEENVGRAAERLRIAQPALSRQIRNLEAEFGTELFERTSRGMRLSSSGAVFLPHARAILSSVESATAALYKR is encoded by the coding sequence ATGAGCTTGCAGCAGATTCGCTATTTCGTCGCGGTCGCCGAGGAGGAGAACGTGGGGCGCGCGGCGGAGCGACTGCGCATCGCGCAACCTGCGCTGAGCCGGCAGATTCGCAATTTGGAGGCGGAGTTCGGCACGGAGCTGTTCGAGCGAACCTCGCGCGGGATGCGCTTGTCCTCGTCGGGGGCCGTGTTTCTGCCGCATGCGCGGGCCATCCTGTCCTCGGTGGAGTCGGCAACGGCCGCGCTCTACAAGCGATGA